One segment of Coffea arabica cultivar ET-39 chromosome 7c, Coffea Arabica ET-39 HiFi, whole genome shotgun sequence DNA contains the following:
- the LOC113699713 gene encoding zinc finger BED domain-containing protein RICESLEEPER 2-like: MEQNNEDVEQLNYNEERADEMSEEEIEIIENDSNEGGQQVDGDGGVDPFEKKQRKKKSSIWDEMTELVLDNGTVKVKCNHCKELFTKSTTGATSQYKRHLTSCLQRKMAIGEQSKQKQQVLSFTEGGSDGITSITNFSYDHAKTVKEDCMSTYTIEKRKLKSLLKGTGRISITTDLWKSGQKIQYMVVTGHFIDSDWVLQKRVLNFCNVPPPYTGVIIADTLSKCFIDWGIENKVSSITVDNASYNDVCIRRLREDFSLRKRLMQDGFGQLGGVIDVVREGIKYLNNSESRLLEFAKIKKQLQLPSRKLILDCPTRWNSTYLMLASGLEFKDVFPRYADIDPGFHYVSTDFEWMKVEEVCKFLGIFHEITDMISGSEYPTTNIFLVELYRIKELLNEKALDPFEHIRAMAGSMSTKFDKYWGESNVLLSLGAILDPRYKIFLINHAFPVIYDEDAAPRFMAEIRDILYELYNEYVDCHVVSHSEQQRRKIEISHLVEMAADILSVPVTTVASESTFSAGGRVIDDRRASMSVETVQMLLCGNDWIRSLHGLKNKSRESLDVAESITFEEVELPESFND; the protein is encoded by the exons ATGGAGCAAAATAATGAAGACGTGGAACAATTGAATTACAACGAAGAAAGAGCTGATGAGATGAGTGAAGAAGAAATAGAAATAATAGAAAATGATAGCAATGAAGGAGGACAGCAAGTAGATGGAGATGGAGGAGTTGATCCTTTTGAGAAAaagcaaaggaagaagaaatccAGCATATGGGATGAAATGACTGAACTAGTGCTAGATAATGGGACGGTCAAAGTGAAATGCAACCATTGCAAGGAGCTTTTCACCAAGAGTACAACCGGAGCCACATCTCAGTACAAGAGACACCTGACTTCTTGCCTCCAAAGAAAGATGGCCATTGGGGAGCAAAGCAAACAAAAGCAACAAGTGCTTTCATTCACCGAAGGTGGAAGTGATGGTATCACTTCCATCACAAATTTCTCGTATGATCATgccaag ACTGTTAAGGAAGATTGTATGAGTACTTATACAATTGAAAAAAGGAAGCTGAAATCATTGTTGAAAGGTACTGGTAGGATTAGTATTACAACTGATTTGTGGAAATCTGgtcaaaaaattcaatatatGGTTGTGACTGGTCATTTTATTGATTCTGATTGGGTGCTTCAAAAACGTGTattgaatttttgcaatgttCCTCCTCCTTATACTGGAGTTATTATAGCTGATACTCTAAGTAAGTGCTTCATTGATTGGGGGATTGAGAATAAGGTTTCTAGCATAACTGTTGATAATGCTTCATACAATGATGTGTGCATTAGGAGACTTAGAGAGGATTTTTCTCTAAGAAAGAGATTAA TGCAAGATGGTTTTGGCCAACTTGGTGGTGTGATTGATGTTGTTAGAGAAGGGATAAAATACTTGAACAATTCAGAATCTAGGCTTCTTGAATTTgccaaaattaaaaaacagCTTCAGTTGCCCTCTAGAAAACTAATTTTGGACTGTCCAACAAGGTGGAATAGCACTTATTTGATGTTAGCTTCAGGTTTAGAGTTCAAGGATGTCTTTCCAAGATATGCAGACATAGACCCTGGATTTCACTATGTTTCTACTGATTTTGAGTGGATGAAAGTGGAAGAAGTGTGCAAATTTCTAGGAATATTTCATGAAATCACTGATATGATTTCCGGGTCTGAGTATCCAACAACTAACATTTTTCTTGTGGAGCTCTATAGGATTAAAGAGCTTTTAAATGAAAAAGCTCTTGATCCTTTTGAACATATTCGAGCAATGGCTGGAAGTATGTCTACTAAATTTGATAAGTATTGGGGGGAAAGTAATGTGCTGCTATCTTTGGGTGCAATTTTGGATCCGAGATACAAAATATTCCTTATTAATCATGCTTTTCCGGTGATTTATGATGAGGATGCAGCTCCTAGATTCATGGCTGAGATTAGAGACATTCTTTATGAGCTTTACAATGAATATGTTGATTGTCATGTTGTTTCCCATTCTGAACAACAAAG GAGAAAGATTGAGATTTCCCATCTTGTCGAGATGGCTGCCGATATACTCTCCGTTCCTGTTACCACTGTGGCTTCAGAATCTACCTTCAGCGCTGGAGGGAGAGTAATTGATGATCGACGAGCTTCTATGTCGGTTGAGACGGTGCAAATGTTGCTTTGCGGGAATGACTGGATCCGCAGTCTTCATGGCCTAAAGAATAAGTCTCGT GAATCACTTGATGTGGCCGAATCAATCACATTTGAAGAAGTTGAACTTCCTGAATCATTCAATGACTAA